Proteins encoded together in one Penicillium digitatum chromosome 1, complete sequence window:
- a CDS encoding Zinc finger, C2H2, translating into MAPSAPGTANPPAKKTSAPEKKYKCQFCNRAFSRSEHRSRHERSHTKERPFKCLKCRSTFVRRDLLLRHDRTVHAKDGGIPLVAEGRRRGGGVQKNSSAPAKPSVTIDPTTLEQIEASSDAAATGQVSERSESLSPGRGSFDPYLSGNATLPQMPWDTLVSPAEPGSMPTLVDRHGPVGDVLLSNSLSMSGHSTPNALSPYPSMMGPVSPVNYRRSPGPSQALTLPKAPQLANDMERNYVVDRVQGSDSLGALPDTFQLPSTVALNRYLSTYFNLYHPHLPFLHQESFKPSQVPAPLLLAVLSIGALYTFEREHAFMLHVGSKVLVNQFLQHKDNFDSRKCPLSLMQATLLNMVFESWSGDPKGLEWTCSIKSLLANMVAGNRYQLKLRTQARQNVPPSREEWIEDESCRRTYFAVYIFFGLLTLTFNHTPAMSFDEFDDLELPSSESLWNLDAADDESWRRGTVSSALTVREAHDFLFQGEQTRYSAFATRVLINALFLQVWSHKRSFEALQDVVTEYKLRLALETWENSLEVCEPETIVVPLSTPQKGHPLIFNSMAVYRNTRARLEVDLKSIQEAMRYHSSYEVAAAMTVAREKVKRSQEMNKVIQQCFECIEIAAIQGINWVAKTSATNWSVEHPLCGLDLMVILSLWLYRLEHDDEPATEAEMALYNKVRNLFDDDAIDAFGKLSSTVARVWGNILDGVVVWGITKLMGESFKLHSQALVGYEDSLRVGKDQPIHAVPHKSLASVGTAY; encoded by the exons ATGGCTCCTTCCGCACCCGGGACGGCCAATCCACCGGCCAAAAAAACATCGGCCCCAGAGAAGAAATACAAATGCCAATTTTGCAATCGTGCATTCAGCAGAAGTGAACATCGCAGTCGGCATGAGCGCTCAC ACACGAAAGAAAGACCCTTCAAGTGTTTAAAATGTCGTAGTACCTTTGTCCGTCGGGATCTTCTTCTGCGACATGACCGAACCGTTCACGCCAAGGACGGTGGAATCCCTCTGGTCGCAGAGGGGCGCAGACGTGGTGGAGGGGTTCAGAAAAACTCATCTGCTCCGGCTAAGCCGTCGGTCACCATTGACCCGACGACGCTGGAGCAGATTGAGGCAAGCAGCGATG CAGCGGCGACCGGTCAGGTCTCCGAGCGTTCCGAATCGCTTTCGCCAGGACGCGGCTCCTTCGATCCCTACCTCTCGGGTAACGCTACTCTACCTCAGATGCCTTGGGACACACTCGTCTCCCCCGCGGAACCGGGGTCAATGCCCACCCTCGTCGATCGCCATGGCCCCGTCGGGGACGTTCTCTTGTCTAACTCGCTGTCTATGTCTGGGCACTCTACCCCGAATGCTCTCTCGCCCTACCCCTCGATGATGGGCCCCGTGAGTCCGGTTAACTACCGCCGCTCGCCCGGCCCAAGTCAGGCGCTGACTCTTCCCAAGGCCCCTCAGCTGGCCAATGATATGGAACGTAACTATGTAGTGGACCGAGTTCAGGGATCCGACAGCCTTGGTGCGCTACCCGATACTTTCCAGCTTCCTTCCACGGTTGCGCTGAACCGGTATTTGTCTACCTACTTTAATCTGTACCATCCCCACTTGCCGTTCCTGCACCAAGAATCATTTAAGCCCTCCCAAGTTCCGGCACCACTGTTGCTGGCAGTGTTATCCATTGGTGCTCTTTACACTTTCGAGCGTGAGCACGCCTTCATGCTCCATGTCGGCTCCAAGGTCCTGGTCAACCAATTCTTGCAACACAAGGATAACTTCGATTCCCGCAAGTGCCCCTTGTCGCTGATGCAGGCTACGTTGTTGAACATGGTATTTGAGAGCTGGAGCGGTGACCCGAAGGGCCTTGAATGGACTTGTTCAATCAAGAGTCTCCTGGCCAACATGGTTGCCGGCAACCGCTACCAGCTCAAGTTGCGGACCCAAGCTCGCCAGAATGTCCCGCCATCGCGCGAGGAGTGGATCGAGGACGAATCCTGCCGTCGTACATATTTCGCCGTGTACATTTTCTTCGGCTTGTTGACGCTCACATTCAACCACACTCCCGCTATGAGCTTCGATGAGTTTGACGACTTGGAGCTCCCATCTTCAGAGTCTCTCTGGAACTTGGACGCGGCTGATGATGAGTCTTGGCGCCGTGGCACAGTCTCGAGTGCCTTAACTGTGCGCGAGGCCCACGACTTCCTTTTCCAGGGCGAACAGACCCGCTACAGTGCTTTCGCAACTCGTGTTCTCATCAACGCCTTGTTCCTTCAAGTCTGGAGCCACAAGCGCAGCTTTGAAGCGCTTCAAGACGTGGTTACTGAATACAAGCTGCGCCTGGCTCTTGAGACTTGGGAGAACTCTCTCGAGGTTTGCGAGCCGGAAACAATCGTCGTCCCGCTTAGCACTCCTCAGAAGGGTCACCCTTTGATCTTCAACTCGATGGCGGTCTACCGCAACACCCGCGCGCGCCTGGAAGTTGACCTTAAGTCCATCCAGGAGGCGATGCGGTACCACTCTTCATACGAGGTTGCGGCTGCCATGACCGTCGCTCGTGAGAAGGTCAAGCGCTCGCAAGAGATGAACAAGGTCATCCAACAATGCTTCGAATGCATTGAGATTGCCGCTATCCAAGGTATCAATTGGGTTGCCAAAACTTCCGCTACCAACTGGAGCGTGGAGCATCCTCTCTGCGGCCTGGATCTGATGGTCATTCTGAGCCTTTGGCTCTACCGCCTGGAACATGACGATGAGCCGGCAACTGAGGCTGAAATGGCCCTCTACAACAAAGTCCGCAATCTATTTGACGATGATGCCATCGACGCCTTTGGGAAACTCAGCTCCACCGTTGCCCGTGTATGGGGTAACATCCTAGACGGCGTGGTTGTCTGGGG AATCACCAAGTTGATGGGCGAATCATTCAAGCTTCATTCCCAGGCCCTAGTCGGCTACGAAGATTCTCTTCGTGTTGGCAAGGATCAGCCAATCCATGCGGTGCCACATAAGTCGCTTGCTAGCGTCGGCACCGCATACTGA
- a CDS encoding Cell division control protein Cdc25, putative: protein MFDIRAADLAVETTALAKSGTVATAFEYTDEQVTTPTALSHYRGRGNSVSRNHNHVNHSPVKMASGYALSPEPPALFVRAMYDYDADDHTSLSFRRGDIIQVLNQLETGWWDGVIDDVRGWFPSNYCTPITETDDFSNQLAHAHHETDLSADSGLEDDYGDGHEEDEVNSENNSRESHPILPTEGIPAPKEQEEAAFWIPQATPDGRLFYFNTLTGYSTMELPFENPTATIEPGPRDRNNFFVPDQTRPPPELMARGFERDEDEYDGSASEAEGESLMIGSHGSISRRRPSVMDGVSPATSMDSLYAPGSKDLKASQPPSKSLQKKYSLGGNSASTSVTESLSRPSISSYPHQRFVDDGLSLPITWPLLVDNMRFAVEAYRQTLFKGERAEYVRKAEDISDHLRMLLAAGSDTTDNHSGNPSIISTNKALYPHFRDMMSKFSKLVLSSHIAAADWPGADSANKCLQEADGVMQGVYGYVEVAQQQRGDTIPRIVPGFISGSSSGGGWQNNGVSVSASAPTSFLVPDGGDSRAEPSVSLDIASLDSIDILRRSFVGSIRRLEERLVVNRKIVTVEEHGGIADAISAAAIKVIEQFRPWISSVESINLAPLGTSFQNPQLVDFSLQKQRVYDAIGDFVLSCQAVSAPLADEWAELRGNSLDDRVNAVRGIARQLENYVSQIGFSLSLLLEQIPTEPVSSPQHETRQEVEDESYKSMHKRAESKAKIATESIGIPSSYAPEKESGSDKVRRNMDKAQRFFGQAPPTAITREPIREPVREPEETPWFLKMAHESEVFYDTKGDLPILKCGTLAGLVEHLTRHDKLDASFNNTFLLTYRSFTTATELFEMLVQRFNIQPPFGLNQDDMQMWIDRKQRPIRFRVVNILKSWFDHFWMEPNDELHMDLLRRVHTFTSDSIATTKTPGTPTLLAVIEQRLRGQDTTVKRLVPTQSTAAPTPIVPKNMKKLKFLDIDPTEFARQLTIIESRLYSKIRPTECLNKTWQKKVGPDEPEPSPNVKALILHSNQLTNWVAEMILAQGDVKKRVVVIKHFVNVADKCRNLNNYSTLTSIISALGTAPIHRLGRTWGQVSGRTSAVLEQMRRLMASTKNFGEYRETLHLANPPCIPFFGVYLTDLTFIEDGIPSLTPSELINFNKRAKTAEVIRDIQQYQNVPYLLQPVGELQDYILSNLQGAGDVHDMYERSLEIEPREREDEKIARLLSESGFL, encoded by the exons ATGTTTGATATCCGTGCGGCAGATTTAGCCGTCGAAACAACTGCGCTAGCCAAGTCCGGGACTGTTGCGACCGCATTCGAGTATACCGACGAACAAGTGACCACGCCCACAGCCCTATCCCACTATCGCGGTCGGGGAAATAGTGTATCACGAAATCATAATCACGTCAATCATTCCCCGGTCAAAATGGCCTCTGGATATGCACTCAGCCCGGAGCCGCCGGCGCTCTTCGTACGGGCCATGTACGATTATGACGCCGACGATCACACTAGCCTGAGTTTCCGCCGTGGCGACATTATCCAGGTCCTCAACCAGTTAGAAACCGGATGGTGGGATGGAGTCATCGATGACGTTCGAGGTTGGTTCCCAAGTAACTATTGTACCCCAATCACGGAAACAGACGATTTCAGCAACCAGTTAGCCCACGCCCACCACGAAACCGACCTCAGCGCGGACTCCGGACTTGAAGATGATTATGGAGatggacacgaagaggatgAAGTGAACTCCGAGAACAACTCTCGAGAATCACACCCGATTCTCCCCACTGAGGGTATCCCAGCGCCCAAGGAGCAGGAAGAGGCCGCATTCTGGATCCCCCAGGCGACCCCCGACGGCCGTCTGTTCTACTTCAATACCCTCACCGGATATTCCACCATGGAGCTCCCTTTTGAGAACCCGACCGCAACCATCGAACCTGGCCCACGAGATCGAAATAATTTCTTTGTTCCCGACCAGACACGGCCACCCCCGGAGCTGATGGCGCGTGGCTTTGAGCGAGATGAAGACGAGTACGATGGATCTGCATCAGAGGCAGAAGGAGAGTCATTGATGATAGGATCGCATGGCTCGATTTCTCGCCGACGCCCGTCCGTGATGGATGGAGTGTCCCCTGCCACGTCCATGGATTCCTTGTACGCCCCGGGATCTAAAGATCTCAAAGCGTCGCAACCCCCGAGCAAGAGCTTGCAAAAAAAATACAGCCTGGGCGGGAACAGTGCCAGCACATCTGTGACCGAAAGCTTATCCAGACCTTCTATTTCCTCCTACCCCCATCAGCGCTTTGTCGACGATGGCCTCTCACTACCAATAACTTGGCCTTTGCTTGTCGACAATATGCGATTTGCTGTGGAAGCTTACCGCCAGACACTTTTCAAGGGTGAGCGTGCAGAGTATGTAAGAAAGGCTGAGGACATATCCGACCATCTTCGCATGCTGCTGGCTGCTGGATCTGACACGACGGATAATCACTCCGGCAACCCATCTATCATTTCCACGAACAAAGCCCTTTATCCTCACTTCCGGGACATGATGTCCAAGTTTTCCAAACTGGTTCTTTCATCACACATTGCCGCCGCTGATTGGCCTGGTGCCGACTCGGCCAATAAATGTCTGCAGGAGGCCGACGGAGTTATGCAGGGTGTGTATGGCTACGTGGAAGTGGCTCAACAACAGCGCGGTGATACGATCCCTCGCATTGTGCCTGGCTTCATCAGTGGTAGCTCTTCGGGTGGTGGCTGGCAAAACAACGGTGTTTCCGTGAGTGCTTCTGCTCCGACATCATTCCTTGTCCCAGACGGAGGCGACTCGCGAGCAGAGCCATCGGTCTCCCTTGACATTGCGTCTTTGGATTCGATTGACATTCTCAGGAGATCTTTTGTTGGTAGCATTCGGCGACTAGAGGAACGGTTGGTTGTAAACCGGAAGATTGTTACTGTGGAGGAGCATGGAGGTATTGCAGATGCAATCTCAGCTGCTGCAATCAAGGTCATTGAACAGTTTCGCCCATGGATCTCCTCTGTTGAGTCGATCAATTTAGCTCCGTTGGGGACTAGCTTTCAGAACCCCCAGCTAGTAGACTTCAGCttgcaaaagcaaagagtCTACGATGCTATTGGAGATTTCGTGCTGAGCTGTCAGGCGGTCTCTGCCCCTCTGGCTGATGAGTGGGCCGAGCTTCGTGGTAATTCACTTGACGATCGTGTGAATGCTGTGAGAGGCATCGCCAGGCAGTTGGAGAACTACGTCTCCCAGATTGGCTTCTCACTGTCGCTGCTCCTCGAGCAAATTCCCACCGAGCCAGTATCATCCCCACAACATGAGACCCGTCAAGAAGTGGAAGATGAGTCGTACAAGAGCATGCATAAGCGAGCCGAGTCCAAGGCCAAGATTGCCACGGAATCGATCGGAATTCCGTCCTCCTACGCCCCTGAAAAGGAAAGTGGCTCCGATAAAGTGCGAAGAAATATGGACAAGGCACAACGATTCTTCGGCCAGGCACCCCCAACAGCTATCACCCGGGAGCCAATCCGAGAGCCAGTGCGTGAACCCGAAGAGACTCCCTGGTTCTTGAAAATGGCCCATGAAAGCGAAGTTTTCTACGACACCAAGGGAGACTTGCCAATCCTCAAATGTGGAACACTCGCAGGATTAGTTGAGCACCTAACCCGGCACGATAAGCTTGATGCATCCTTCAACAACACCTTCCTCCTCACCTATCGCTCTTTCACTACTGCTACCGAATTATTTGAAATGCTTGTTCAGCGGTTCAACATTCAGCCTCCCTTTGGTCTGAATCAAGATGACATGCAAATGTGGATCGATCGGAAACAGAGGCCGATTAGATTCCGTGTTGTCAACATTCTTAAGAGTTGGTTCGATCATTTCTGGATGGAGCCTAATGACGAACTGCACATGGATCTCCTGCGACGTGTTCATACTTTTACCAGCGACTCGATCGCTACTACAAAAACCCCAGGCACACCTACTTTATTGGCCGTTATCGAACAACGACTTCGGGGACAAGACACAACTGTCAAGCGCCTTGTTCCGACTCAGAGTACTGCTGCACCAACACCAATCGTCCCTAAGAATATGAAGAAGCTGAAGTTCCTCGACATTGATCCAACGGAGTTTGCTCGGCAGCTGACCATTATCGAGTCGCGTCTGTACTCCAAAATCCGACCCACCGAGTGTTTGAACAAGACATGGCAGAAGAAGGTCGGGCCTGATGAGCCGGAACCATCTCCTAATGTCAAGGCCTTGATTTTGCACTCGAACCAGCTTACAAACTGGGTCGCCGAAATGATTCTTGCTCAAGGGGATGTCAAGAAGCGTGTTGTAGTGATCAAACACTTTGTGAACGTGGCTGAT AAATGTCGCAATCTGAACAATTACTCTACCCTGACATCCATCATCTCGGCTCTTGGAACCGCACCCATCCATCGTCTGGGTAGGACGTGGGGCCAGGTCAGTGGACGCACCTCGGCAGTTCTGGAACAGATGCGCCGGCTTATGGCTAGTACGAAGAACTTTGGCGAATATCGAGAAACCCTGCATCTCGCTAACCCGCCCTGTATTCCTTTTTTCG GTGTCTATCTTACGGATTTGACCTTCATTGAAGACGGTATTCCGTCTCTAACGCCTTCAGAATTGATCAACTTCAATAAGCGGGCCAAGACCGCAGAAGTCATTCGGGATATCCAACAATACCAGAACGTGCCGTATCTTTTGCAGCCTGTCGGTGAACTTCAAGATTACATTCTCAGTAATCTCCAAGGCGCTGGCGATGTACACGACATGTACGAACGAAGTTTGGAAATCGAGCCTAGGGAGCGCGAGGATGAAAAGATTGCAAG ATTACTATCTGAGTCCGGCTTCCTGTAA
- a CDS encoding COP9 signalosome complex subunit 5, translated as MQAAQQAWELENAISVFDPQRDALYEYNADTEKALNDTRPWATDPYYFKHVRISATALLKMVMHARSGGSLEIMGLMQGYILPNTFVVTDAFRLPVEGTETRVNAQDEANEYMVSYLQSCRDAGRMENAVGWYHSHPGYGCWLSGIDVATQQTQQMTGPFVAVVIDPDRTISAGRVEIGAFRTFPSNFTPQKEAHEDDEYQTIPLGKAEDFGAHANQYYSLDVNHFKSTLDTQILSLLWNKYWVATLSQSPLFTSRDFGNKQIMDLSQKVRKAARGMEITGPRVGGANTKDQHLDKAIRGGQRIVAEEVKGLLASETKMKLFHGIGNQTPLTD; from the exons ATGCAGGCTGCCCAGCAGGCCTGGG AGCTCGAGAACGCGATAAGCGTCTTTGATCCTCAACGAGACGCCCTCTACGAATACAATGCCGACACAGAAAAAGCCCTCAACGACACGCGACCATGGGCTACCGACCCTTACTATTTCAAGCACGTCCGAATCTCCGCTACAGCACTATTGAAGATGGTGATGCACGCCCGCTCGGGTGGCTCGCTAGAGATTATGGGTCTGATGCAAGGCTACATCCTACCTAATACCTTTGTGGTGACAGATGCGTTCCGGTTGCCAGTCGAAGGCACCGAGACTCGAGTGAATGCACAGGACGAGGCAAACGAGTACATGGTATCATATTTGCAGTCGTGTCGAGACGCGGGCCGGATGGAAAATGCTGTTGGATGGTATCACAGTCACCCTGGCTATGGGTGCTGGCTGTCTGGGATCGATGTGGCCACCCAGCAAACACAGCAAATGACTGGACCGTTTGTCGCCGTCGTCATTGATCCGGACCGCACCATCTCCGCGGGTCGTGTTGAGATCGGTGCTTTCCGCACATTTCCATCAAACTTTACCCCGCAGAAGGAGGCTCATGAGGACGACGAGTATCAGACCATTCCCCTTGGAAAGGCAGAAGACTTCGGTGCACATGCCAATCAATACTACTCTCTTGATGTCAATCATTTCAAGAGCACTCTTGATACGCAAATACTGTCCCTTCTATGGAATAAGTACTGGGTCGCGACTCTCAGCCAGAGTCCGCTGTTCACCTCTCGTGACTTTGGTAACAAGCAGATCATGGATCTCAGCCAAAAAGTGCGAAAAGCCGCGCGTGGAATGGAGATCACTGGTCCTCGTGTTGGTGGAGCCAACACCAAAGATCAACATCTGGACAAGGCTATCCGGGGCGGACAGCGGATTGTTGCAGAGGAAGTAAAGGGCCTACTGGCATCTGAAACGAAGATGAAGCTCTTCCACGGCATCGGAAATCAGACTCCTTTGACAGATTGA
- a CDS encoding Microtubule associated protein (Ase1), putative, with protein sequence MAVDTGYLTTQVNNIVAQLHGIYDEIGVPARERESREAELFSALSETLNNHLKVVDEEREDMRHEAERLITAIQQMESSLSDERANGQYELNRDDLCVTYPLNKCIAFLREKNDSMSKLHRERFEQVKKLVDALESYSSHLEPSFVKLELPPTAPGSSIPPSFDLSPLYVTALDAEFTHVYEEYHRRIAKVQSACEEMIKLWAELGTPQAQTDSTILKCYRESPEQLGLHEEDVANLIAKRNNLVEEKKSRERKINDLRNTVISLWDRFGVEETDRKAFLAANRGCGLRTINDLEEELSRLNELKRQNLHLFVEDARCRLQELWDTLLFSEEDMLDFTPAFSDVCSDALLEAHEAEIARLEVIKEQRAPTLEMIERHRSLLADREALATSSQDASRLMGRGSKGEKRDPGKLLREEKLRKRIAKELPKLEADLRKELEHWEDEFDRPFLVHGERYLDSLTPVKSMLPPRSKTPSAPPSSTKASTTRQHPPLRPASSLRGLPTPRSAIKTPTSSGPVKHNTIGYGASRAGATSRAGATSPSKLPARVPLGNMPHGNNSPERRIQPGAYSSSTLTGKMPPPRGPPPRMRALTIESREDRFSHLMDPPRCNSAMSSAYVRPVSPEDVYDDRQRSFMSNSGFSNSQRSTGFSHSSQSSQSSLSLNSSSQTFPRPNPYLQHAAPPPAARQVSNSSTVNTTTSGSENWETFEDGSGSEADPSDIYYSKLRDAHGGKRFAPEDGSDLTGKKARGIRSVSPDGPHPGQVLRVAGSDHEWADDYETY encoded by the exons ATGGCGGTAGACACCGGCTATTTAACCACTCAGGTCAACAACATCGTCGCCCAGCTCCATGGGATTTACGACGAAATTGGAGTTCCTGCGCGCGAGCGCGAGTCCCGCGAAGCGGAG CTCTTCAGCGCCCTGTCAGAGACCTTAAACAACCATCTCAAGGTTGTTGATGA GGAGAGAGAGGATATGAGGCACGAAGCGGAACGATTAATTACGGCTATTCAACAAATGGAGTCGTCCCTGAGCGACGAACGGGCCAATGGCCAATATGAGCTTAACCGCGATGACCTTTGTGTGACCTACCCCCTCAACAAATGTATTGCATTCTTACGCGAGAAGAACGACTCGATGAGCAAGTTGCATCGTGAGCGCTTCGAGCAGGTTAAGA AACTTGTGGACGCGCTTGAATCATATTCCTCACACCTCGAACCATCATTTGTCAAGCTCGAACTTCCTCCCACTGCGCCAGGATCTTCAATTCCTCCGAGCTTCGACCTCTCGCCCTTGTATGTGACAGCACTGGATGCCGAATTCACCCACGTCTACGAAGAGTACCATCGCCGCATCGCCAAGGTCCAATCTGCCTGCGAAGAAATGATCAAGCTCTGGGCCGAGCTCGGGACACCCCAGGCGCAAACAGACTCCACAATTTTGAAGTGTTATCGCGAATCGCCTGAGCAACTGGGGCTGCATGAAGAGGATGTTGCCAACCTTATCGCCAAGCGCAATAACTTggtagaagaaaagaagagtcGCGAGCGCAAGATCAATGATCTCAGAAATACTGTGATCTCTCTTTGGGATCGCTTCGGTGTTGAGGAGACTGATCGCAAGGCATTCTTGGCTGCAAATCGTGGTTGCGGGTTGCGTACAATCAACGACCTCGAAGAGGAGTTGTCACGCCTCAACGAACTGAAGAGACAGAACCTCCACCTGTTTGTGGAAGATGCTCGCTGTCGATTGCAGGAACTTTGGGAcactcttctcttctccgAAGAGGATATGCTTGATTTCACACCTGCATTCTCAGATGTGTGCAGTGATGCTTTGCTCGAGGCTCATGAGGCCGAAATTGCACGATTGGAGGTCATTAAGGAACAGCGCGCTCCCACTCTCGAAATGATTGAAAGACACCGCTCTCTTCTGGCAGACCGCGAGGCACTTGCAACGTCAAGCCAAGATGCATCCCGCCTCATGGGCCGCGGGAGCAAAGGAGAGAAGCGAGACCCTGGAAAGCTGCTGAGAGAGGAGAAGCTGCGCAAGAGAATTGCCAAAGAATTGCCGAAGCTTGAAGCTGACCTGCGGAAAGAGCTTGAACACTGGGAAGATGAATTCGACCGTCCATTCCTGGTTCATGGAGAACGATATCTTGATTCGTTGACACCTGTCAAGTCAATGCTTCCACCACGCTCAAAGACACCATCTGCACCACCTTCATCTACTAAAGCAAGCACAACAAGACAACACCCGCCTCTTCGCCCCGCAAGTTCCTTGAGAGGCCTGCCTACCCCCCGCTCAGCCATCAAGACCCCCACTAGCAGCGGCCCAGTTAAACACAATACCATTGGCTACGGGGCCTCTAGAGCTGGGGCTACTTCAAGAGCTGGTGCAACATCCCCTTCAAAGCTTCCCGCCCGCGTCCCGCTGGGAAACATGCCCCATGGAAACAACTCCCCTGAGCGTCGTATCCAACCCGGCGCGTACTCGTCTAGCACACTCACTGGAAAGATGCCGCCCCCACGTGGACCCCCTCCACGGATGCGTGCCTTAACGATTGAATCAAGGGAAGACCGCTTCAGCCACCTTATGGACCCCCCTCGCTGCAACAGCGCTATGTCTAGTGCTTATGTGCGGCCTGTTAGCCCAGAAGATGTCTATGATGACCGGCAGCGATCCTTCATGAGCAATTCAGGATTCTCGAACTCGCAAAGATCCACCGGATTTTCTCATTCATCTCAATCCTCACAGTCCTCATTGTCTCTGAACTCATCTAGCCAGACTTTCCCCCGACCTAACCCGTACCTGCAGCATGCAGCTCCGCCCCCAGCTGCCCGTCAGGTCTCCAACTCCTCCACAGTCAACACTACAACCTCTGGGTCCGAAAACTGGGAGACCTTTGAGGACGGCTCGGGGTCAGAAGCCGATCCCAGTGACATTTACTATTCCAAATTGCGTGATGCGCACGGAGGAAAGCGATTTGCACCCGAGGATGGGTCCGATCTCACTGGCAAGAAAGCCAGGGGTATTCGTAGTGTCAGTCCAGATGGTCCGCATCCCGGGCAGGTCCTGCGTGTTGCTGGCAGTGACCACGAGTGGGCCGATGACTACGAGACTTACTAA
- a CDS encoding Aminoacyl-tRNA synthetase, class I, anticodon-binding domain, subdomain 2, with protein sequence MRSPQGLFARRWILQCRAFSSSPATQAPNSKNKLPNGPARTRFAPSPTGYLHLGSLRTALFNYLLAKRTGGQFLLRIEDTDQKRTIPGAEQRLYDDLKWAGLNWDEGPIVGGPYGPYRQSERTALYQSYASDLISNGHAYRCFCSAERLDSIARHRSQAGLAPGYDRKCVDISAEESEDRAAKGEAHIIRLRVEEYPMFNDLVYGKSGQNRPNNSKLDFIDRVYNDPVLIKSDGHPTYHLANVVDDHCMKITHVIRGTEWMASTPMHMALYNAFEWTPPSFAHVPLLVDRSGQKLSKRNADIDLSSFKDQQGILPSTLVNFASLLGWSHSEKSDVLSLNELEQIFNLKITRGNTVVSFEKLQFLQKAHIQRFAKSGGPEFEEMVKKVTSVVEESHPVDELTTILKGRTLSEYIAPLIRADANSYTNAKEFAQRNSIFFTPKLNRAPYKPASHQPSPEVPIQALHTAAAALTLVPPAAWNIDTHRDNINSYDGSGSVVLSASESETPVGSNNAEKAFKKELYHYLRWALSASAPGPGISETMVVLGRDETLRRVQDAKALTQSLVPPAGQRVPKGTLPEDQSWMGTLATNR encoded by the exons ATGAGAAGTCCTCAAGGGCTATTTGCCAGGCGATGGATCCTTCAATGCAGAGCATTTTCTTCATCTCCAGCTACTCAGGCACCTAATTCGAAGAACAAACTGCCCAATGGCCCTGCGCGCACCCGTTTTGCGCCCTCGCCCACCGGATACCTCCATCTAGGCTCTCTACGGACAGCACTCTTCAACTACTTGCTGGCAAAACGCACCGGTGGTCAATTCCTTCTGCGCATTGAGGATACGGATCAG AAACGGACGATCCCCGGAGCGGAACAGCGACTTTACGATGATCTCAAATGGGCAGGATTAAATTGGGATGAAG GTCCCATCGTTGGTGGTCCCTATGGACCTTACAGACAA TCTGAACGAACAGCTTTATATCAGTCCTACGCCAGTGATCTTATATCCAACGGCCATGCATACCGATGCTTCTGCTCCGCAGAACGGTTGGATTCAATCGCTCGTCACCGCAGTCAAGCAGGACTGGCGCCAGGCTATGACCGCAAATGCGTCGATATATCTGCCGAGGAATCGGAAGATCGAGCAGCCAAGGGAGAGGCACATATTATTCGATTGAGAGTGGAGGAATATCCCATGTTCAACGATCTGGTTTATGGCAAATCTGGTCAGAATCGACCAAACAACTCGAAGTTGGATTTCATCGACCGTGTATACAACGACCCAGTTCTGATCAAATCGGACGGACACCCCACGTACCACTTGGCAAATGTTGTGGATGATCATTGCATGAAGATCACTCATGTTATCCGAGGAACA GAATGGATGGCATCCACACCTATGCACATGGCGCTATACAATGCCTTCGAATGGACGCCACCGAGCTTTGCTCATGTCCCTTTGCTCGTCGACCGGAGTGGACAAAAGCTTAGCAAGCGCAACGCAGATATCGACCTCTCGTCATTCAAGGATCAGCAGGGGATTCTCCCATCTACCTTGGTGAACTTTGCTTCGCTCCTTGGCTGGTCTCATTCGGAGAAATCTGATGTGTTAAGTCTGAATGAGCTGGAACAGATT TTCAATTTGAAAATCACTAGAGGCAACACTGTCGTCTCCTTTGAAAAACttcagttccttcagaaggCACACATCCAACGGTTTGCCAAAAGCGGTGGGCCTGAGTTCGAAGAGATGGTGAAGAAGGTGACCTCTGTGGTGGAAGAAAGCCACCCTGTTGACGAACT CACCACGATCCTCAAGGGTCGCACGCTCTCCGAATACATCGCGCCCCTCATCCGCGCAGATGCCAACAGCTATACAAATGCAAAGGAGTTCGCCCAACGTAACTCCATCTTCTTTACTCCAAAACTCAACAGAGCCCCTTACAAACCGGCCTCACACCAACCTTCCCCAGAAGTCCCAATTCAAGCCCTGCACACCGCAGCAGCTGCTTTAACCCTCGTCCCACCCGCAGCCTGGAACATCGACACGCACCGCGACAACATTAACAGCTATGATGGCTCGGGAAGTGTAGTCCTCTCCGCATCTGAGTCAGAGACGCCGGTTGGCTCCAATAACGCAGAAAAAGCGTTCAAGAAGGAGCTGTATCACTACCTCCGCTGGGCGCTGTCAGCTTCTGCGCCTGGACCTGGAATCTCAGAGACTATGGTAGTCCTTGGGAGAGATGAGACGCTTCGCCGAGTGCAGGACGCCAAGGCATTGACACAGTCCCTTGTTCCTCCTGCTGGCCAGAGAGTGCCTAAGGGAACTTTGCCTGAGGATCAGAGTTGGATGGGGACTCTTGCGACCAACCGTTAA